The genomic DNA CCGCTCTCCGCCGAGCCAGGCGCGCTGGCACCTCTCATCGATAAGGGTGAGCAACTGGCGTGGGTCTGGCGCAGTAAAGCGCGTTGTAACCCCCTGTTTATCGCCACCGGGCATCGGGTAAGCACGGACAGTGCGCTGGCCTGGGTGCAACGCTGCATGAAAGGGTATCGCTTACCGGAGCCCACCCGCTGGGCTGATGCGGTAGCGTCAGGGCGTCCGGCTTTTACGCGTTGGCAAGAAATTCAGTGATGATTCAGGTAAACTGCGGCTAATTTTCGATTCGAGACCTCATCATGCTACAAAACCCGATTCATCTGCGCCTTGAGAAGCTGGAAAGCTGGCAGCACGTGACTTTTATGGCTTGCCTGTGCGAGCGCATGTATCCCAACTATGCCGCGTTCTGCAAGCAGACAGGCTTTGGTGAAGGGCAGATTTATCGCCGCATCCTGGATTTAATCTGGGAGACGCTGACGGTCAAAGACGCTAAGGTGAACTTCGACTCTCAGCTTGAAAAGCTTGAAGAGGCGATCCCGGCGGCGGATGACTACGACCTGTATGGGGTCTATCCGGCCATTGATGCCTGCGTGGCATTAAGCGAGCTGATTCATTCCCGTCTGAGCGGTGAAACGCTGGAGCATGCTATCGAAGTCAGCAAGGCATCCATTACGACCGTCGCGATGCTGGAAATGACCCAGGAAGGTCGGGAAATGACCGACGAAGAGCTGCGAGTGAACCCCGCTGTTGAGCAGGAATGGGATATCCAGTGGGAAATTTTCCGCCTGCTGGCAGAGTGTGAAGAACGCGATATTGAGCTGATAAAAGGGCTCCGTGCGGACTTACGTGAGGCTGGTGAGAGCAATATTGGTATAATTTTTAACCAATGAGACAACAAAACTTGATATAACGCTCGTTTTGTCGCTCCTCGACTCTTCCCTTTCGCCCCTTGTCTGGTCTACATTTGGGGGGCGAAAAAAAGTGGCTATCGGTGCGTGTATGCAGGAGAGTGCTTTTTTGGCATTTTCGTCGCACTCGATGCTTAGCAAGCGATAAACACATTGAAAGGATAACTTATGAACAAGACTCAACTGATTGATGTAATTGCGGACAAGGCTGATCTGTCTAAAGTGCAGGCTAAAGCTGCTCTGGAATCTACCCTGGCTGCTATTACTGAGTCTCTGAAAGAAGGTGATGCTGTACAACTGGTTGGTTTCGGTACCTTCAAAGTGAACCACCGCGCTGAGCGTACTGGCCGCAACCCGCAGACCGGTAAAGAAATCAAAATCGCCGCAGCTAACGTGCCGGCATTTGTTTCTGGTAAAGCACTGAAAGACGCTGTTAAGTAAGACGCGTGGCAGTGAACAGTTTTAACGAAGGGGCGGCAACGCCCCTTTTGTCTGTCTGGCGTGGTCTCTTCGCGCTGGCGAGCGTGATGTTTCTGTCCGCCTGTAGCCACGACACCTCTCTGCCACCGTTTACCGCCAGCGGCTACGCTGACAACCAGGGTGCGGTGAGGATCTGGCGCAAAGATTCTGGCGGCGAAGTGCATCTGCTTTCTGCTTTCAGTCCGTGGCATAACGGCAATACGTCGACCGCGGAGTATCGCTGGCAGGGCGATGACCTGTCGCTGATAGAACTGAATGTCTACAGCAAGACCCCCGAACATGTGAAAGTGCGTTTTGATGACCATGGCGAGCTGAGCTTTATGCAGCGGGAAGTCAGCGGTCAAAAACAGCAGCTTTCCAGCGATCAAGTCGCACTCTATCGTTATCGTGCCGAACAAATCCGCCAGACCAGCGATGCGCTGCGTCAGGGACGCGTTGTGCTGCGCCAGGGGCGCTGGCATGCCGATGGCACGGTAACAACCTGCGAAGGGCAAACCGTTAAGCCTGAGCTTGAAGCCTGGGCAACCGAACATATTGAGCGCCGTCAGCGGCATTCATCCATGGAAGTGAGTGTGGCGTGGCTGGAAGCGCCGGAAGGTTCTCAACTGCTGCTGGTCGCGAACGAAGACTTCTGCACCTGGCAGCCGACAGAAAAGAGTTTTTGAGTGACGTCCCCTCTCCCTGACGGGAGAGGGGCTGGCTGAAGAATTACTCGCCCTGCTCACGCGCAATTGCGCGATAGCCGATATCCTGGCGGCTAAAGCTACCGTTCCAGTGAATATCTGCCATCAGCGCATAGGCACGCTTCTGTGCTTCTGCAACGGTGTGACCCAGCGCGGTCGCACACAGTACACGGCCGCCATTGGTCAGCACGCGATCGTCGTCAGACAGCTTCGTGCCGGCGTGGAATACCTTCGCGCCTTCCAATTCTTCCAGCGGTAAACCGTGGATCTCATCACCGGTATTGTAATTGCCCGGATAACCGCCTGCAGCAATCACCACGCCCAGAGAAGCACGTTCATCCCACTCAGACGTTTTCTCATCCAGCTTACCTTCACAGGCGGCAAGACACAGTTCCACCAGGTCAGATTTCATGCGCAGCATGATTGGCTGTGTTTCCGGATCGCCGAAGCGGCAGTTGAACTCAATCACCTTCGGATTGCCCTGCTTGTCGATCATCAGGCCTGCATAGAGGAAACCGGTGTAAGTATTACCTTCAGCAGCCATGCCTTTGACGGTTGGCCAGATAATGCGGTCCATGGTGCGCTGATGCACTTCGTCAGTGACCACAGGGGCAGGGGAGTAAGCGCCCATACCGCCGGTGTTCGGCCCGGTATCTGCATTGCCAACGCGTTTATGATCCTGGCTGGTGGCCATCGGCAGAACATGCTCGCCGTCGACCATCACGATAAAGCTCGCCTCTTCACCGTCAAGGAACTCTTCAATCACGATGCGATGGCCCGCATCGCCAAAGGCGTTGCCTGCCAGCATATCCTGAACCGCGGCTTCGGCTTCCTCGAGTGTCATCGCCACGATAACGCCTTTACCGGCGGCCAGACCGTCGGCTTTGATAACGATAGGCGCACCTTTTTCACGTAAGTAAGCCAGGGCTGGCTCTACTTCGGTGAAATTCTGATATTCCGCCGTCGGGATGTTATGACGTGCAAGGAAATCTTTGGTGAAGGCTTTCGAACCTTCCAGCTGTGCAGCCCCTTCCGTTGGGCCGAAGATTTGCAGGCCAGCAGCCCGGAAGGCGTCAACGACGCCAATCACCAGCGGCGCTTCCGGACCCACGATGGTCAGATCGATTTTCTCCTGCTGAGCAAAGCTCAACAGGGCCGGGATATCGGTCACGCCGATAGCGACGTTCTGTAACGTGGGTTCCAGCGCAGTACCGGCATTACCCGGTGCCACAAAGACGGTTTTCACCTGCGGCGACTGGGCCGCTTTCCACGCCAGAGCGTGCTCGCGCCCGCCATTACCAATGACTAATACTTTCATTTTCTGCTCCGTGGATTAATGGCGGAAGTGACGCATGTCGGTGAAGATCATCGTAATACCGTGTTCGTCAGCAGCGGCAATGACTTCGTCGTCACGGATTGAGCCGCCAGGCTGGATAACACAGGTAATGCCCACTGCCGCAGCAGCGTCGATACCGTCACGGAACGGGAAGAAGGCGTCAGAGGCCATTGCCGAGCCTTTCACTTCCAGACCTTCATCGGCTGCTTTGATACCCGCAATTTTCGCGGAGTAAACGCGGCTCATCTGGCCTGCGCCTATTCCGATGGTCATGTTCTCTTTTGCATAGACAATCGCGTTGGATTTCACGAACTTCGCAACCTTCCAGCAGAACAGCGCGTCACGCAGTTCCTGCTCGGTAGGCTGGCGTTTCGTCACGACGCGCAGATCGCCCGCGGTGACCATGCCCAGATCGCGATCCTGAACCAGCAGACCGCCGTTCACGCGTTTGAAGTCCAGACCCGGTACGCGCTCAGCCCACTGGCCGCACACCAGTACGCGCACGTTCTGTTTTGCCGCGGTGATTTTCAGGGCTTCGTCGGATGCAGAAGGAGCGATGATCACTTCGACAAACTGACGGGAGATGATGGCCTGTGCTGTGTCAGCGTCCAGCTCGCGGTTGAAGGCGATAATGCCGCCGAATGCAGAGGTTGGGTCGGTTTTATACGCGCGATCATAGGCGTCGAGAATGGAGGTGCTTACCGCTACGCCACATGGGTTCGCGTGCTTCACGATTACGCAGGCGGGTTCACTGAACGCTTTCACGCACTCGAGCGCTGCATCGGTGTCAGCGATGTTGTTATAGGAGAGTGCCTTGCCCTGAACCTGCTGTGCGGTCGCAACAGAGGCTTCTTTTACCTCTTCTTCTATATAGAAGGCAGCCTGCTGGTGGCTGTTCTCACCGTAACGCATATCCTGCTTCTTAATGAAGTTCAGGTTCAGCGTACGCGGGAAGCGGCCGGAAGGTTCAGTGCTTTCGCCATGATAAGCAGGCACCAGGCTACCGAAGTAGTTGGCGATCATGCTGTCGTACGCGGCGGTGTGCTCGAATGCTTTGATGGCGAGGTCGAAACGCGTCTCCAGCGTCAGCGACCCTTCGTTGGCATCCATCTCATTAATAATGGTGTTGTAGTCGCTGCTCTTCACCACGATGGCAACATCTTTATGGTTCTTAGCCGCTGAGCGCACCATGGTTGGGCCGCCGATATCAATGTTTTCGACGGCGTCTTCCAGAGAGCAGCCTTCGCGGGCAACGGTCTGTGCGAACGGGT from Enterobacter ludwigii includes the following:
- a CDS encoding DUF1481 domain-containing protein, which produces MNSFNEGAATPLLSVWRGLFALASVMFLSACSHDTSLPPFTASGYADNQGAVRIWRKDSGGEVHLLSAFSPWHNGNTSTAEYRWQGDDLSLIELNVYSKTPEHVKVRFDDHGELSFMQREVSGQKQQLSSDQVALYRYRAEQIRQTSDALRQGRVVLRQGRWHADGTVTTCEGQTVKPELEAWATEHIERRQRHSSMEVSVAWLEAPEGSQLLLVANEDFCTWQPTEKSF
- the purH gene encoding bifunctional phosphoribosylaminoimidazolecarboxamide formyltransferase/IMP cyclohydrolase: MQQRRPVRRALLSVSDKAGIVEFAQALSARGVELLSTGGTARLLAEKGLPVTEVSDYTGFPEMMDGRVKTLHPKVHGGILGRRGQDDGIMEKHDIAPIDMVVVNLYPFAQTVAREGCSLEDAVENIDIGGPTMVRSAAKNHKDVAIVVKSSDYNTIINEMDANEGSLTLETRFDLAIKAFEHTAAYDSMIANYFGSLVPAYHGESTEPSGRFPRTLNLNFIKKQDMRYGENSHQQAAFYIEEEVKEASVATAQQVQGKALSYNNIADTDAALECVKAFSEPACVIVKHANPCGVAVSTSILDAYDRAYKTDPTSAFGGIIAFNRELDADTAQAIISRQFVEVIIAPSASDEALKITAAKQNVRVLVCGQWAERVPGLDFKRVNGGLLVQDRDLGMVTAGDLRVVTKRQPTEQELRDALFCWKVAKFVKSNAIVYAKENMTIGIGAGQMSRVYSAKIAGIKAADEGLEVKGSAMASDAFFPFRDGIDAAAAVGITCVIQPGGSIRDDEVIAAADEHGITMIFTDMRHFRH
- the purD gene encoding phosphoribosylamine--glycine ligase, yielding MKVLVIGNGGREHALAWKAAQSPQVKTVFVAPGNAGTALEPTLQNVAIGVTDIPALLSFAQQEKIDLTIVGPEAPLVIGVVDAFRAAGLQIFGPTEGAAQLEGSKAFTKDFLARHNIPTAEYQNFTEVEPALAYLREKGAPIVIKADGLAAGKGVIVAMTLEEAEAAVQDMLAGNAFGDAGHRIVIEEFLDGEEASFIVMVDGEHVLPMATSQDHKRVGNADTGPNTGGMGAYSPAPVVTDEVHQRTMDRIIWPTVKGMAAEGNTYTGFLYAGLMIDKQGNPKVIEFNCRFGDPETQPIMLRMKSDLVELCLAACEGKLDEKTSEWDERASLGVVIAAGGYPGNYNTGDEIHGLPLEELEGAKVFHAGTKLSDDDRVLTNGGRVLCATALGHTVAEAQKRAYALMADIHWNGSFSRQDIGYRAIAREQGE
- the hupA gene encoding nucleoid-associated protein HU-alpha, encoding MNKTQLIDVIADKADLSKVQAKAALESTLAAITESLKEGDAVQLVGFGTFKVNHRAERTGRNPQTGKEIKIAAANVPAFVSGKALKDAVK
- a CDS encoding YjaG family protein; protein product: MLQNPIHLRLEKLESWQHVTFMACLCERMYPNYAAFCKQTGFGEGQIYRRILDLIWETLTVKDAKVNFDSQLEKLEEAIPAADDYDLYGVYPAIDACVALSELIHSRLSGETLEHAIEVSKASITTVAMLEMTQEGREMTDEELRVNPAVEQEWDIQWEIFRLLAECEERDIELIKGLRADLREAGESNIGIIFNQ